The Anabrus simplex isolate iqAnaSimp1 chromosome 1, ASM4041472v1, whole genome shotgun sequence genome window below encodes:
- the LOC136874838 gene encoding protein YIPF7: MYNEKQNPNQYWNTDIPMQNYYPVDFGSQELQFQTMDHQYTQESEMRFSNSPESVPEEEEEPPLLEELGIDTDQIILKSVAVLNPFQGSGTTDVSTFVHDNDLAGPIVFCIAMAACIFFSGGKAQFGYVYGFAVTGCIMMYILLNLMTTTQDVTLTAVASILGYCLLPVVILSALGIFISLRNPVGYVLSLVAVVFCSMSASRFFVSLLGDTNQRILIAYPCALLYGVFDLITIF, encoded by the coding sequence ATGTACAATGAAAAGCAGAATCCAAATCAGTACTGGAACACCGATATACCGATGCAAAATTACTATCCGGTCGATTTTGGAAGTCAGGAATTACAATTTCAGACCATGGATCATCAGTACACGCAGGAGAGTGAAATGCGGTTTTCTAATTCACCGGAAAGTGTGCCTGAAGAGGAAGAGGAACCTCCACTTCTGGAAGAACTTGGCATTGATACCGACCAAATTATTTTAAAGTCAGTGGCTGTTTTAAATCCATTTCAAGGATCTGGAACTACAGATGTTAGTACATTCGTTCATGACAATGACTTAGCAGGTCCAATAGTCTTCTGTATTGCAATGGCAGCTTGCATTTTCTTCTCAGGTGGAAAGGCTCAGTTTGGTTATGTGTACGGGTTTGCCGTGACGGGATGTATTATGATGTACATACTTTTGAACCTGATGACGACAACGCAAGATGTTACTTTAACAGCAGTGGCTTCAATTCTCGGGTACTGTTTACTCCCTGTTGTGATACTTTCAGCTTTGGGTATATTCATATCCCTTCGTAACCCTGTAGGATATGTGCTCTCGTTAGTGGCTGTTGTATTTTGTAGCATGTCGGCTTCACGATTCTTCGTTTCTTTATTGGGGGACACTAATCAGAGAATTTTAATTGCATATCCATGCGCGTTGTTATATGGTGTTTTTGATCTTATTACAATATTCTAG